From one Verrucomicrobiota bacterium genomic stretch:
- a CDS encoding DUF721 domain-containing protein yields the protein MRPRFSKKIQNLIADFRGLPRDTSIAVEREEVPIETIAKRLIEKYIQTPEARTHSTIVDQWPLIVGEPLQKFSKPERVNAQGILFVNVNNSTIRQELTFRQKEILKKIQQLCPQSRIQKIVFKPA from the coding sequence ATGCGTCCGCGGTTTTCGAAAAAAATCCAGAACCTTATTGCCGATTTCCGTGGACTACCACGTGATACTTCGATCGCAGTGGAGCGTGAGGAGGTTCCCATAGAAACAATCGCCAAGCGTCTTATCGAAAAATACATTCAAACACCGGAAGCTCGAACGCATTCCACGATTGTCGATCAGTGGCCTTTGATTGTCGGTGAGCCCTTGCAGAAATTTTCAAAACCGGAGCGCGTCAATGCCCAGGGAATTTTGTTTGTGAATGTCAACAACAGCACCATACGCCAAGAACTGACATTCCGCCAAAAGGAAATCCTTAAAAAAATTCAACAACTCTGTCCCCAAAGCCGTATTCAGAAAATCGTCTTTAAACCTGCATGA